The nucleotide sequence CATAGTTCCCTTAATTACACGCTTAGAAGAGCATTTCACTAAATACGAATTGCAGCAAGTTAGTAATCTCAGCAGTGCTTATGCTGTTCGCTTATATGAATTATTAATTGCTTGGAGAAGTACTGGCTCTACTCCTGTTATAGAGCTAAGTGATTTCCGTCAAAGAATTGGCGTACTCGATACAGAGTACAAGCGTATGGAACGCTTTAAAACTAGTGTACTTGAGCTTGCTATTAAACAAATTAACGAACATACAGATATCACAGTGAAGTATGAACAACACAAAAGAGGTCGATCAATTTCAGGTTTTTCTTTTACGTTTAAACAGAAGAAAAAGGATAATCAATCAATAGAAAGAGATCCGAATACCTTAGACCTTTTTTCAAAGATGACCGATGCTCAACGGCATATGTTTGCAAACAAACTTTCAGAACTCCCTGAAATGGGTCGCTATTCACAAGGAACTGAAAGCTATCCTCAATTTGCTGTTCGTATTGCTGAGATGCTACAAGACTCTGAAAAAATCAAAGAACTAGCCCCATACCTAAAAAAAGTGGGATACATGCCATCAAATAAAAAGGACACCGTAAATGGCTAAGTTATCACTAA is from Acinetobacter sp. CS-2 and encodes:
- the repM gene encoding replication initiation protein RepM codes for the protein MRELVVKDNALINASYNLDLVEQRLILLAIVEARESGKGINANDPLEVHAEGYINQFGVHRNTAYQALKDACNDLFARQFSYQKINERGNIENYRSRWVSEIGYVDNEAVVKLIFAPAIVPLITRLEEHFTKYELQQVSNLSSAYAVRLYELLIAWRSTGSTPVIELSDFRQRIGVLDTEYKRMERFKTSVLELAIKQINEHTDITVKYEQHKRGRSISGFSFTFKQKKKDNQSIERDPNTLDLFSKMTDAQRHMFANKLSELPEMGRYSQGTESYPQFAVRIAEMLQDSEKIKELAPYLKKVGYMPSNKKDTVNG